A region of Pristis pectinata isolate sPriPec2 chromosome 24, sPriPec2.1.pri, whole genome shotgun sequence DNA encodes the following proteins:
- the LOC127582536 gene encoding WAP, Kazal, immunoglobulin, Kunitz and NTR domain-containing protein 2-like, protein MLVIVLGLLPLLSLVQSRILPQAKLSHSRACPNHLNPGLWVDAQSICERECNTDEDCQSFEKCCTNVCGLKSCVAARFADGSLASSDLPKEATCERIVCTQQGSECDIWDGQPICKCKDRCEKEPNFTCASDGLTYYNKCYMDAEACIRGISLTVVTCRYHISWPNTSPQPLETTANPTSTSSLEDSIPPALYTNPFHQSVYIGGTVSFHCDVSGRPRPDITWEKQSDHRENIIMRPDQMYANVVVTNIGQLVIYSAQQEDAGIYTCTARNAAGLLRADFPLSVIKRGHLGEGTANKGQPLPSGECFKDPDKRECGRQHVRWFYDHKKGTCSTFVSGGCNGSKNQFETYEECRLACVNETVNICTFPAVQGPCKMWEARWAYNSLMKQCHAFVYSGCEGNKNNFESKETCEETCPFPKNQQCKACKPRHKIVPSFCRSDYAIVGRVTEIIEEQDSGVARFTLDEVLKDEKMGLKFFDFKHLEVIMINMDWNCPCPNITLTDGPLLIMGDVHDGMAVLGAESYVRTVSDKRIKKLHEIIEKKTCELLHRFQD, encoded by the exons ATGCTGGTGATCGTGCTGGGGTTGTTGCCTTTGCTGAGTTTGGTTCAGAGTAGGATTCTCCCCCAAGCAAAGCTCTCCCACTCTAGAGCCTGTCCAAACCATCTCAATCCAGGACTGTGGGTGGATGCACAGAGCATTTGCGAGAGGGAATGCAACactgacgag GACTGTCAGAGCTTCGAGAAATGCTGCACCAACGTGTGTGGCCTGAAGAGCTGTGTGGCAGCGAGGTTTGCGGATGGCAGCTTGGCTTCCTCGGACCTTCCCAAGGAGGCGACGTGTGAGAGGATCGTGTGCACCCAGCAAGGTTCGGAGTGCGATATCTGGGATGGGCAGCCCATCTGCAAGTGCAAGGACAGGTGCGAGAAGGAGCCAAATTTCACCTGTGCCTCAGATGGCCTGACCTACTACAACAAGTGCTACATGGATGCCGAGGCATGTATCAGGGGCATCAGCCTGACGGTAGTGACCTGCAGGTATCACATCAGCTGGCCCAACACCAGCCCCCAGCCGTTGGAAACCACGGCCAACCCAACGTCCACAAGCTCGCTGGAAGACTCCATCCCCCCCGCCCTCTACACCAACCCGTTCCACCAGTCCGTCTACATCGGAGGCACCGTGAGCTTTCACTGCGACGTGAGCGGGCGTCCCAGGCCAGACATCACCTGGGAGAAGCAGAGCGACCACCGGGAAAATATCATCATGAGGCCTGACCAGATGTACGCCAACGTGGTGGTCACCAATATCGGCCAGCTGGTTATTTACAGCGCACAGCAGGAGGACGCGGGGATATACACGTGCACGGCGAGAAACGCCGCAGGCCTCCTGAGGGCAGACTTCCCGCTGTCAGTCATCAAGCGAGGACATTTGGGAGAGGGCACAGCCAACAAAGGCCAGCCTCTACCGTCCGGAGAGTGCTTTAAGGACCCGGACAAGAGGGAGTGTGGCCGCCAACACGTGCGGTGGTTCTATGACCACAAGAAGGGCACTTGCTCGACCTTCGTGTCTGGTGGCTGCAACGGCAGCAAGAACCAGTTTGAGACGTACGAGGAGTGCAGGTTGGCCTGCGTCAACGAGACGGTTAACATCTGCACCTTTCCAGCTGTGCAGGGCCCTTGCAAGATGTGGGAGGCCAGGTGGGCTTACAACTCCCTGATGAAGCAGTGCCACGCTTTTGTCTACAGTGGCTGCGAGGGGAACAAGAACAATTTTGAGAGCAAGGAGACGTGCGAGGAGACCTGCCCTTTCCCCAAAAACCAGCAGTGCAAAGCCTGCAAGCCTCGGCACAAGATCGTGCCCAGCTTCTGCAGAAGCGACTACGCCATTGTGGGAAGGGTGACCGAGATCATTGAGGAACAAGACTCGGGAGTGGCGAGGTTTACACTGGACGAGGTGCTGAAGGACGAGAAAATGGGGCTCAAGTTCTTTGACTTCAAGCACTTGGAGGTGATAATGATAAACATGGACTGGAACTGCCCGTGCCCTAACATAACCCTGACAGATGGGCCCCTCCTTATAATGGGCGATGTCCATGATGGGATGGCAGTGCTGGGTGCCGAGAGCTACGTGCGGACTGTCAGTGACAAACGCATTAAAAAACTGCATGAAATCATTGAAAAGAAGACTTGTGAACTCCTGCATCGCTTCCAGGATTAA
- the fam174c gene encoding protein FAM174C isoform X1 — protein MVLLVVWRIECDAFPAVRCHSVKVPRRPKQEREIPAGGSWKMRLDGDSLGSALAAVLCLALLLPGVCPEISNVTVQNGSGSGPASSPPWGNTADSSVITRAVAVVLAISGLGLVYLLVRGLRLKKTQRKKYGLLSSFDDHVEMAPMDTDDDDTTLFEAKIMRRSLAIPISACRTSQSLV, from the exons ATGGTTCTGCTTGTCGTCTGGAGGATTGAGTGTGACGCTTTTCCTGCGGTACGGTGTCACAGTGTGAAGGTTCCCCGTCGTCCGAAGCAGGAGCGGGAAATCCCGGCGGGAGGTTCGTGGAAGATGAGGCTGGACGGCGACTCCCTGGGCTCGGCGCTGGCTGCCGTCCTCTGCCTGGCCCTGCTGCTGCCGGGGGTGTGCCCGGAGATCAGCAACGTCACGGTGCAGAACGGTAGCGGCTCCGGGCCCGCGTCTTCCCCGCCCTGGGGCAACACTGCCGACAGTTCGGTGATCACCCGCGCCGTCGCCGTGGTTCTCGCCATCAGCGGCCTCGGGCTCGTCTACCTGCTGGTGCGGGGCCTgcg GTtaaagaaaacacaaagaaagAAGTACGGGCTGCTTTCCTCCTTTGATGACCATGTAGAGATGGCTCCAATGGATACAGATGACGATGACACAACTTTATTCGAAGCAAAGATCATGAGGAG aagCCTTGCAATTCCTATTTCAGCCTGCAGAACAAGCCAGTCTCTGGTCTGA
- the fam174c gene encoding protein FAM174C isoform X3 — protein sequence MVLLVVWRIECDAFPAVRCHSVKVPRRPKQEREIPAGGSWKMRLDGDSLGSALAAVLCLALLLPGVCPEISNVTVQNGSGSGPASSPPWGNTADSSVITRAVAVVLAISGLGLVYLLVRGLRLKKTQRKKYGLLSSFDDHVEMAPMDTDDDDTTLFEAKIMRR from the exons ATGGTTCTGCTTGTCGTCTGGAGGATTGAGTGTGACGCTTTTCCTGCGGTACGGTGTCACAGTGTGAAGGTTCCCCGTCGTCCGAAGCAGGAGCGGGAAATCCCGGCGGGAGGTTCGTGGAAGATGAGGCTGGACGGCGACTCCCTGGGCTCGGCGCTGGCTGCCGTCCTCTGCCTGGCCCTGCTGCTGCCGGGGGTGTGCCCGGAGATCAGCAACGTCACGGTGCAGAACGGTAGCGGCTCCGGGCCCGCGTCTTCCCCGCCCTGGGGCAACACTGCCGACAGTTCGGTGATCACCCGCGCCGTCGCCGTGGTTCTCGCCATCAGCGGCCTCGGGCTCGTCTACCTGCTGGTGCGGGGCCTgcg GTtaaagaaaacacaaagaaagAAGTACGGGCTGCTTTCCTCCTTTGATGACCATGTAGAGATGGCTCCAATGGATACAGATGACGATGACACAACTTTATTCGAAGCAAAGATCATGAGGAG ATAA
- the fam174c gene encoding protein FAM174C isoform X2 translates to MVLLVVWRIECDAFPAVRCHSVKVPRRPKQEREIPAGGSWKMRLDGDSLGSALAAVLCLALLLPGVCPEISNVTVQNGSGSGPASSPPWGNTADSSVITRAVAVVLAISGLGLVYLLVRGLRLKKTQRKKYGLLSSFDDHVEMAPMDTDDDDTTLFEAKIMRRSVNYTASQSC, encoded by the exons ATGGTTCTGCTTGTCGTCTGGAGGATTGAGTGTGACGCTTTTCCTGCGGTACGGTGTCACAGTGTGAAGGTTCCCCGTCGTCCGAAGCAGGAGCGGGAAATCCCGGCGGGAGGTTCGTGGAAGATGAGGCTGGACGGCGACTCCCTGGGCTCGGCGCTGGCTGCCGTCCTCTGCCTGGCCCTGCTGCTGCCGGGGGTGTGCCCGGAGATCAGCAACGTCACGGTGCAGAACGGTAGCGGCTCCGGGCCCGCGTCTTCCCCGCCCTGGGGCAACACTGCCGACAGTTCGGTGATCACCCGCGCCGTCGCCGTGGTTCTCGCCATCAGCGGCCTCGGGCTCGTCTACCTGCTGGTGCGGGGCCTgcg GTtaaagaaaacacaaagaaagAAGTACGGGCTGCTTTCCTCCTTTGATGACCATGTAGAGATGGCTCCAATGGATACAGATGACGATGACACAACTTTATTCGAAGCAAAGATCATGAGGAG GAGCGTTAACTACACTGCCTCACAATCTTGCTGA